In Planctomonas sp. JC2975, the genomic stretch GACGGTCAACGACTACAACAAGTTCGTCGGGTCGCTGGAACGCCAGGTCCTGCCGTCGGCGCGCAAGCTCGGTGCCCTCGACGAGTCGAAGATCATCCCAGCGCTGACGGGGCTCGAGGAGTCGCCCCGCGAGATCACGGCATTCGAGCTGGTGGGCGCGATCGACTCGGATTCCGATGACGAGGCCGCCGAGCCGATCGCCATCGGCGACCGCCGGCGCTGATCACGAGCGGCCGGCGCACGCCGATTCATCGTGATCGAGAGGTCTGTCGTCACCACCACTTCGAGACGAGGTGCTCGGCGGAGATCCGCCGCACAGTGCCCGACTTCGATCGCAGCACGATGCTGCTGGTGTGGATGACCGGACCGTCGCGACGCACGCCGTCGACGAGTCCGCCATCCGTCACACCGGTGGCCACGAACAGAGTGTTGTCACCGGCGACGAGATCGTCGAGCTCGTAGACCTTCTCGGGATCGAGCCCTGAAGCGATCGCACGATCGCGTTCGGCCGCATCGCGAGGAGCCGGTGTCGCCTGCATGAATCCACCGAGCGCCTTGACCGCGCAGGCCGTGGTGATCCCCTCGGGGCTCCCACCGATCCCGACGCACAGGTCGATCCGCGTACCCGGTCGCACGGCGTTGATGCCGCCTGCCACGTCACCGTCGAGAAGAAGTCGGGTGCCGGCTCCGGCATCCCGGATCTCCTGGATGAGGCCCTCGTGGCGCGGCCGGTCGAGCACGGCGACCCGCAGCTCGCCGACCTCACGGCCGGTGGCCGCCGCATAGGCGCGCAGGTTCTCACCGATCGGCTTGCGGATGTCGACCACGCCCTTGCCCTCGGGTCCGGTGACGATCTTGTCCATGTAGAACACGCCGGAGGCGTCAAGCATGGTGCCGCGGTCGCTGACCGCGATCACGGACAGCGCGTTCTGTCGGCCGGCGGCGGTGAGCGAGGTGCCGTCGATCGGATCCACTGCGATGTCGCACGCCGGACCACGGCTGGTGCCGACGTGCTCGCCGTTGAACAGCATCGGTGCGCGATCCTTCTCGCCCTCCCCGATCACCACGACTCCGTCGAAGTCCACCGTGGCGAGGAAGGCGCGCATGGCATCCACTGCCGCGCCGTCCGCGTCGTTCTTGCAGCCCTTGCCGATCCACGGGGTCGTACGGATCGCCGCCGCCTCGGTAGCGCGTACGAGCTCGAGGGCGAGGTTGCGATCGGGATGCAGCGGGCTGTGCTCATCTATGCCAACCGTTTGCCATCTGTTGCCATCCGGCGCTGGGCCCTGCGCGGTCGATGGGGAGTGCACGTCGTTTCCTGCTGTGCGGTTGTCTGCGGCGGATCCGGTGGTCTGTTCGGTCAACACGTCTCCACCGTGGCGCAAGAACAGCAGCCGTCTGGGGCGAACAGCCTGTGATGTTTCGCGGATCTTCACGGATCAGCGGACCACGGGGTTCTTCACATCCGCTGCGCATTCGGCCCCACCGCGCGTCAGCACGCGATAACCGGGGTACAAGCTGACTCGCATCGTCGCGGGGACAACGGATGCCGCCTCCCGCCCCGACTCGGAGACCGCATGGCGCACATCCTCTCCGCCCTACTCAACGCGATGCGCCCGGAGAACTGCGAGCGGCGCGGCGACGTGGTGTCCGCGGAGTTCCGCACCACACCTCTGTCCATTCCCGCGACCGGCTACGTCTTCCCCGAACAGCACGCGATCGAGGGCCTCGAGTACGTCTGGGACGACGACTCGAACGTCGGCGCCGAGGCGGCGCCGCATCCGCTCTCCCGTGGCAGGCATCTCCTCACGCTGCGCGCCGTCGGCGTGCCCGTGCGGCTGAGGGCGATCAGCGTCGATCTCGCCGACTAACGTCGATGGGCCGGTCGGTGCGCGCGGCTCAGCGGCTTGATCGGGTCGGCCCTACGAGCAAGCTCGTAGGGCTCTCACCTCAATCGCCTCTATCGCTGCCGCGCCGCTCAGAGGCTCAATCAGCTCGGCCCTACGAGCGAGCTCGTAGGGCTCTCACCTCAATCGCCTCTATCGCTGCCGCGCGGCTCAGAGGCTCAATCGGCTCGGCCCTACGAGCAAGCTCGTAGGGCTCTCACCTCAATCGCCTCTAGGATTGGGCCGTCACCCCAGCCCCTTTCATCGAGGAGACGTCATGCCCATTGCGACCCCTGACCAGTACGCAGAGATGCTCGATCGCGCGAAGAAGGGCGGCTTCGCGTATCCCGCGATCAACGCCGCATCGTCGCAGTCGATCAACGCCATCCTGCAGGGTCTCACTGAGGCCGGCTCCGACGGCATCATCCAGGTCACGACCGGTGGTGCTGACTACTTCGCGGGCCAGACCGTGAAGGCGCGCGCGACCGGCGCCCTGGCGTTCGCGAAGTTCGCCACGGAGGTGGCGAAGAGCTATCCGATCACCGTCGCGCTGCACACGGACCACTGCCCCAAGCCGGCGCTGGAGGACTTCGTGCTTCCGCTGATCGCCGCATCCGAAGAAGAGGTGAAGGCCGGACGCAACCCGATCTTCCAGTCGCACATGTGGGACGGCTCCGCCGTGCCGCTGGCGGAGAACCTGGAGATCGCGCAGGAGATGCTGCGTCGCACGAAGGCGATCAACGCCATCCTCGAGGTCGAGATCGGCGTCGTCGGCGGCGAAGAGGACGGCGTGCAGCACGAGGGCACCAACGACGCGCTCTACACGACCGTCGGTGACGTGACCAAGGCCGTCGAGGCCTTGGGACTGGGCGAGAACGGCCGGTACATCGCGGCTCTCACGTTCGGCAACGTGCACGGCGTGTACAAGCCGGGCAACGTGAAGCTGCGTCCCGAGCTGCTCGGCGAGATCCAGGCCGGCATCGCGGAACGCTTCGGAACCGGTGCGAAGCCGCTCGACCTCGTGTTCCACGGCGGTTCGGGATCGACCGACGAGGAGATCGCACAGGCTGTCGCGAACGGTGTGGTCAAGATGAACATCGACACCGACACCCAGTACGCGTTCACCCGGTCCGTCGCGGGCTACATGCTGAGCAACTACGACGGCGTGCTCAAGATCGACGGCGAGGTCGGCAACAAGAAGCAGTACGACCCGCGCGCCTGGGGCAAGGTGGCTGAGACGGCCATGGCGCAGCGCGTCATCGAGGCGACGCATCAGCTCGGCTCGGCTGGTCAGTCGTTGACCGTCAAGTAGGAGTCAGGCGAACGTCGCTGCCGAGGGCAGGGACAGCGCGCTCAAGCGAAGAGGGCGTCGGCCAGGTGCCGACGCCCTCTTCGCATGCCACGACGGTCCAGCCGGTCGCACACCGTTCGTCGACGTCAGCGCGCCTGGTGCAGGAACGCGATGAACGCCGGATCGTGGAACACCAGGATCAGAAGCCCTGCACTGTTCACGAGACTGGCGAGCACGCCGGCCACGAGCGGGATCCAGAAGGCGATCCGACCGCGCAGGATCGTCCAGGTCGACAAGCCGGCGGCCACGACCCACAGGGCGAGCGACACGATCGCGATCACGTCGGCGATGGTGCCGGTGAGCGACGTCACCGTGTAGTCGCCTGTGATGCCGGTGCTGCCGTAGAACACGGCGATCTCGCTGGGAAGGTCCGAGCGAGACGTGATCGTCGTGATCACGTTGTAGAGCCCCAGCACGAGCAGCGCGATCGTGATGACGCGGTCGGCGGGATGCCTGAGCAACGTCGACCCGTTGTACGCCGACGGGGAGTCCGGGTCGACCGGCGGGTTCTGCCGCGCCGGGGCATCAGGGATCGACGGATGCTGCGCGGCCGTGCTCTCCACGTGCCCGGGTTCCGGCGGAGCATAGTGCGGGTTGGTCTCCGGCGCCTTGATGGCCGCCCGCTGCTCCTCGGGTGTGGCGTATTCGCCGTACTGCGGGCGAGGACGGGATCCGGTGTCGTTCATCGTCCCCGGCCCCCGAGAGCGCGATCGTCCTGGTTGCCCGACTCGTCGCGCCGCAGCTCCTTGGGCAGTGAGAACATGAGGTCCTCCTCCGCGGTCTTCACGATCTGCACGTCGCCGTAGCCGGCATCTGCGAGGTCGTCCAGGAGCTCCTGCACGAGAACCTCGGGCACGGATGCCCCGCTCGTCACTCCGATCGTCGTGACGCCGTCGAGCCACTCCTGCTGGACTTCGCTGGCGTAGTCGACGCGGTGAGCGGCCTTCGCGCCGTTCTCCAACGCCACCTCGACCAGTCGCACCGAGTTGGAGGAGTTCGCGGAGCCGACGACGACGACGAGGTCGGCGTCCTGCGCCACCTTCTTGATCGCGACCTGCCTGTTCTGGGTGGCGTAGCAGATGTCGTCGCTCGGCGGATCGGCGAGGTTCGGGAAACGCTCGCGCAAGCGACGAACGGTCTCCATGGTCTCGTCGACCGAGAGCGTCGTCTGCGACAGCCAGACGACGCGGTCCGGATCGCGCACCTCGAGCGTGTCCACATCGTCGGGACCGTTCACCAACGTGACGTGATCGGGGGCCTCGCCCGCCGTTCCCTCCACCTCTTCGTGCCCTGCATGACCGATGAGCAGGATCTCGTAGTCGTCACGCGCGAACCGCACGGCCTCCCTGTGCACCTTCGTCACGAGCGGGCACGTGGCGTCGATCGCGCGCAGACCCCTGTCGGCCGCTGCCTGAACCACGGACGGCGCAACTCCGTGCGCGCTGAACACGACGTGCGCGCCCTCCGGCACCTGGTCGACGTCATCGACGAAGATCGCGCCGCTCTTCTCCAGCGTGGAAACGACATGGATGTTGTGCACGATCTGCTTGCGCACATACACGGGGGCGCCGTAGCGCTCCAGTGCCTTCTCGACAGCAACGACGGCTCTATCCACACCGGCGCAGTATCCACGGGGTGCGGCCAACAGCACCCGTTTCGGTCCGGGGCCAGGGATATCCTTGAGCCTGCCCCGGACGCCGGGAACACGCGGCATCGCCAGGTCGATCGTCGAGTCGGTCACGGTGGTTAATTCTAGGTTGACTGCACATGCGATTGAGGTGAGTGTGGGGAGGGCCGGCTCTCCTCACCGCACCGATCGAGCATGTTGAGCGGCGCGGCCGCGAACACTGGAGGAACTGAGCGTGGCGGATGCCCTGCCCACCGTCGAGACGCCGTGGCCGGTCTCCATCCTGGCCGGCAAGATCCGTGACTACATCGATCGCCTCGGCAGCGTGTGGGTGGAGGGCGAGATCACGCAGTGGGGCGTCTCTGGCGGAAACGTCTACGGAAAGCTCAAGGATCTCGAGGCGGATGCCACGGTCTCCTTCACCATCTGGTCGTCTACGCGTACGAAGATCCCCACGGATCTGAAGCAGGGCGACCGCGTCATCGTCCTGCTCAAGCCGAACTACTGGCTCAAGGGCGGCACGCTCACCATGCAGGTGTACGACATGCGCCATGTCGGGCTCGGCGACCTGCTGGAGCGACTGGAGCGACTGCGCACCCAGTTGCGCTCTGAGGGTCTCTTCGACGTCGGCCGCAAGAAGGCACTGCCCTTCCTGCCGCACTGCATCGGGCTCGTCACCGGCAAGGACTCGGACGCCGAGAAGGACGTGCTCCGCAATGCGCAGCTGCGCTGGCCGGCTGTGCGATTCCGGGTGCGGCACGCGGCTGTGCAGGGTGACAGGTCGGCGGCCGACGTGGCCGCAGGCATTCGCGAGCTCGACGCCGATCCCGAGGTCGACGTCATCATCGTCGCCCGCGGTGGCGGCGACTTCCAGAATCTGCTGCCGTTCAGCGACGAGGCCCTCGTGCGCACCGCCGCGGCGTGCTCGACGCCTCTGGTGAGCGCGATCGGACACGAGAACGACCGTCCTCTGCTCGACGACGTCGCCGACCTCCGCGCATCGACGCCGACGGATGCCGCCAAGCGCGTCGTCCCTGACGTCGCGGAGGAACTGCTGCGCGTCCAGCAGGCGTCGATGCGCATGAGCACGAGGGTGACGGCCCTGCTCGGCCACGAGATCGACCGGATCGCCCAGCTCCGCTCGCGCCCCGTGCTCGCCTCCCACACGTGGATCGTCGACACGCGCTCCGAGGAGCTCACCCGCTACGTCGCGCGTGGCGAGGAACTCGTCGGCCGTCACCTCGAACGCGCCGAGAACGGCTCTCGCGAACTCGCCGTGCGGTTGCGCGCCCTCTCGCCGCAGAGCACGCTCGACCGCGGCTACGCGATCGTGCAGAGCGAGTCGGGCATCGTGCGGTCGGCGTCGACGGCACCGAACGGCACGGCGCTCACCGTCACTCTGGCCGACGGTGCGATCGACGCTGTGTCCACAGGGGCGCGCGACGACGGGCTCTCCACCGGTCACGACGCATCCAGCGAGCGTCCGGCGCCCGCTCGTTAGGATGGATGCCATGCCAACCGACTCCGCCGGCCCTGCCGACACGCGCTTCGGCGAGCCGCGAACCGCGGACTCGGATCCGAACTCGCTGAGCTACGAACAGGCCCGCGACGAACTCATCGGCGTGGTGTCCCGTCTCGAGCAGGGCACTCCGACGCTGGAGGAATCCCTTGCTCTCTGGGAGCGCGGCGAGGCTCTCGCCCGCCGCTGCGAGGAATGGCTCATCGGCGCCAAGGCTCGTCTCGACGCGGCACGCGCCGGCGCGGAGCGTGGCGCATCGGACGATCCGCGAGGGGACGCGGCCTGAGGCCATGGCGAAGAACGAGCATCCGGTCGTCGCCGAGCTGGGACGGCCGGAGACCGCAAGGGAGACGGCGGAACGCAAGGCGCAGGCGTCTTCTGATCACCGCCGCCGGCAGACGGTCAACAACCTCATCTACTCGCTGCTGGCGACCCTGGGACTCGTGATCGTCATCGTGCTCATGGTGCCGCGCCCGGTCCCGGAGCCGGCAGCGAGCATCGACTACGCCAAGATCGCGGCGCAGGGTGCGGGCGTCGAGCCGGATCCGCTGCTGACGCCCCACCTGCCGAAGGACTGGACCTCCAACTCCGCGCAGCTGCGACAGGAGACCGACGACCAGGTCGATGAGTGGTACATCGGCCTGATCACCCCTTCGAAGGAGTACATCGGCCTCGCCCAGGGCTTCAACGCGAACGCCACCTGGCTGGCGACCCAGGTGGCCAACACCCGCCCCGTCTCGACCACCACGATCGACGGCGTCAAGTGGGACATCTACGACAATCGCGACTCGAGCCGCGACGTGGGAGACGCCAAGTACGCGCTGTCCACAACGCAGGGGAAGAGCACGGTCGTCGTCTACGGAACCGCATCGAATGCCGAGTTCCAGAAACTTGCGGAGTCCGTGAGCACTCAACTCATCCACGATGCGAAAGGTCATTGATGACGAACACCAGCCCGGCACGAGCCTGGTCCCAGTTGCAGGCGGGAAACGCCCGCTTCATCGCAGGACAGCCGCTGCACCCGCGTCAGGATGCCGAGCGTCGTGCCGAAACCCTGGGTTCGCAGGCACCCGTCGCGACCATCTTCGGATGCAGCGACTCGCGCCTGGCCGCCGAGATCATCTTCGATCTCGGGCTCGGTGATGCCTTCGTCGTGCGCAACGCCGGACAGGTCATCTCGGAGTCGGTTCTCGGATCCGTCGAGTACGCCGTCGCCGTGCTGCACGTCCCGCTCCTGGTGGTGATGAGCCACGACAGCTGCGGCGCCGTACGAGCGGCCATCGACTCCGCGGCCCCCGGCTCCGACCGGCTTCCGCCGCACATCGCCGATCTGATCGCCCCCATCGTGCCCGCCGTGCGCCGCGTTGCCGGCGAGGTCACCGATCCGGCCGCCGTCGACTCCTCGGAGGTCGCACGCGAACACGTGAAAGACACGGTCAGCGAACTGCTCCGTCGCAGCGAGCTCATCGCCCAGGCCGTGGCCGATCGGGAGCTGGCGATCGTCGGCGCGAACTATCGGCTCAGCGACGGAACCGTCACCTCGCACCTCGTCGTCGGCGAGGTGTGAGCCGACGCCTGCGGCACTCACGAAGCACGACAGACACCACAGACACGACAAAGGATCCTCGAATGGACAGCCATAATCCCGGCGACGACGCCGACTATCGCATCGAACACGACACCATGGGCGAGGTGCGGGTTCCCCGCAACGCGCTCTACAGCGCGCAGACCCAACGCGCCGTAGAGAACTTCCCCATCTCCGGCTCCAGCTTGGAGTCCGCCCAGATCGCCGCACTGGCGCGTATCAAGAAGTCCGCCGCGCTGGCCAACGCCCGGCTCGGCGTGCTCCAGGGCGACATCGCCGAGGCCATCGCCGCCAGTGCTGACGAAGTGATCTCCGGCGTCCACGACGACCAGTTCCCCGTCGACGTCTACCAGACGGGCAGCGGCACCTCGTCGAACATGAACATGAACGAGGTGCTGGCCACGCTGGCCACCCGCCGCCTGGGGCGTCCGGTTCACCCGAACGATCATGTCAACGCGTCCCAGTCCTCCAACGACGTCTTCCCCACCTCCGTGCACATCGCCGTCACGGGGGCGCTCATCGACGACCTGATCCCCTCGCTCGACCACCTCGCCGTGGCATTCGAGGAGAAGGCCGAGCTCTGGAAGGATGCGGTCAAGTCCGGCCGCACCCACCTCATGGACGCCACGCCCGTCACCCTCGGCCAGGAGTTCGGCGGATACGCCGCGCAGATGCGCCTGGGCATCGACCGGGTGCAGTCCGCGCTGGCCAGGGTCGCCGAGGTCCCGCTCGGAGGCACTGCCGTCGGCACCGGCATCAACACGCCGGCCGGATTCCCCCAGCTCGTGATCGAGCTCCTCACCCAGGAGACCGAACTGCCGGTCACGGAGGCGCGCAACCACTTCGAGGCGCAGGCCAACCGCGACGGCCTGGTCGAGGCCTCCGGCGCACTGCGCACCATCGCGGTGAGCCTCACCAAGATCTGCAACGACCTGCGCTGGATGGGTTCTGGCCCCAACACCGGTCTGGGCGAGCTGCACATCCCCGACCTTCAGCCCGGGTCCTCGATCATGCCCGGAAAGGTGAACCCGGTGATCCCGGAAGCGACGCTCATGGTCGCCGCCCGCGTCATCGGCAACGATGCCACGATCGCCTGGAGCGGCGCGTCGGGGGCATTCGAACTGAACGTCGCCATCCCCGTGATGGGGACTGCGCTGTTGGAGTCGATCCGCCTGCTCTCCAACGCATCCCGTGCCCTGGCCGACAAGACCGTCCGCGGCCTCGAGGCGAACCTCGAGCGTGCGCGCGCACTGGCCGAGTCCTCGCCGTCGATCGTGACGCCGCTGAACAAGATCATCGGATACGAGGCGGCGGCGAAGATCGCGAAGCACTCCGTCGCGCAGGGGATCACGGTACGCGAGGCCGTCATCGACCTCGGATTCGTCGAGCGCGGCGAAGTCACCCTCGAACAGCTGGACACGGCGCTGAACGTGCTGAGCATGACCACGCCGCCGACGGCGAAGTAGTCGAGCTGAACAGCCCGGTGGCCGAGATTCCTCGACCGCCGGGCTGCTCCGTCTCCGTGGTCGTGTCTCAACCGAGGAACGGCAGCGCGCCGATCGACGCCCAGAAGCCGCCGAGCAGGTAGGGGCCGAAGGCGATGTCACCGGATCCGCCGCGCACGGCCAGCCGGAACACCGCCGCTCCGCCGGCGACGATGAATCCCAGCACGACGGCGCCCACGACCACCAGCATCGACACGGATGCCCCGGCGAGGGCCAGCACCGCGGCGAGCTTCGCGTCGCCCATGCCCATGCCGCCTGCCACGACCACGAGCAGGAAGAATCCGCTGACGACGACTGTCGCGAACAGCGCGTCGACGGGGACTTCGCCGGTTGCCAGCCAACCGAACGTCACGCCGACACCAGCGAATCCGATGCCCGGCACCACGAGCGCATTCGGCAGTCGGTGCTCGGATGCGTCGACGCGGCACAGCTCCGGGGTGACCAGCGCGAGGTAGAGGCATCCGACGAGGTCGAAGCGCCATCCGACGACCACGACGGCGATCACGACCAGGGCCGCAGCCAACGGCGCCTGCCATGCCGCGTGCCGAATGAGCGTCGGGAGCGGCCGACGCGACGACGGCACGGGTACGGACACAGCGCGACCATAGCGAGGCGGCTGATCGGGCTGCCGGACTTGTGCACAAGCCCGCCCTCATCAGGAGGCCGACGAGATGAGCCGCGCGCCGGCCCCTCTCCGACGCGCGGCGTCCTTCCGGCGAACGCCCGTCTAGGCGATCTCGCCGAACTCGAGCAGCTCCGTGACCAGGGCAGCGATCGCCGACCGCTCGGAGCGGGTCAGCGTGACATGTCCGAACAGCGGATGCCCCTTCAGCGTCTCGATGACGGATGCCACCCCGTCGTGCCTGCCGACGCGGAGGTTGTCGCGCTGGGCGACATCGTGCGTCAGCACGACCTTCGAGTTCTGGCCGATGCGACTGAGTACCGTGAGCAGCACGTTGCGCTCGAGAGACTGCGCCTCGTCGACGATCACGAACGCGTCGTGCAGAGAGCGTCCGCGGATGTGCGTGAGCGGCAGCACCTCGAGGATCCCGCGGTCGGCCACCTCGTCGATGACGTTCTGCGAGACAACGGCACCGAGCGTGTCGAAGACCGCCTGGCCCCAGGGATTCATCTTCTCCCCCTGGTCGCCGGGCAGATATCCGAGCTCCTGACCGCCGACGGCATACAGCGGACGGAACACCATGATCTTCTTGTGCTGCTGACGCTCCAGCACCGACTCCAGCCCCGCGCAGAGCGCGAGCGCCGACTTGCCGGTCCCGGCTCGCCCGCCGAGCGACAGGATGCCGATCTCCGGGTCCGTCAGCATGTCGATAGCCAACCGCTGTTCGGCCGAGCGCCCGTGCAATCCGAAGATGTCCCGGTCGCCCCGTACGAGCTTCATCATGCCGTCTCCGGTGACCCGGCCGAGCGCGGATCCGCGGTCCGAGTGCACGATCAGCCCGGTGTTCACTGGCAGCTCGGCGACGAGATCGCTTGCCAGCTCCTCGTGCTCGTACAGCTGCGCCATATCGTTCGAGCCCAGGTCGATCTCCGCGACACCCGTCCATCCGGACTCCGGCGCGAGCTCAGCTCTGTACTCCTCGGCAGAGAGGCCGATGGATGCTGCCTTCACCCGCAAGGGGAGATCCTTCGACACGACGGTGACGGTGAGCCCGTCGTTCGCGAGGTTCTGCGCGACGGCGAGGATCCGGGAGTCGTTGTCCCCCAGTTGCAGCCCGCTCGGCAGCACCGACATGTTGGAGTGGTTCAGTTCGACGCGCAAAGATCCTCCCTCGCCGACCGGCACAGGGAAGTCGAGGCGCCCGTGGCGCACCCGCATCTCGTCCAGCAGACGAAGGGCCTGTCGGGCGAAGTACCCGATCTCAGGGTCGTTGCGCTTTCCCTCCAGTTCGCTGATCACGACCACCGGGATCACGACGGCGTGTTCGGCGAACCGGAACACCGCTCGTGGATCCGACAGAAGCACGGACGTGTCGAGCACGTACGTGAGCTCCGTCTGGTGCGTTTCGCGATCGAGTGCGGCCTGGTCCGACGACAAGGTGTCCACCGACGTCATCGGCTCTCGGGTATGCATCGCGGTCACAACCACTCCCACCCCGCGCCTCCCAGAGGGCCGGCGCGGATCTTGTCGGCGAAGCGGTCGCACCTTTCAAGACGATTCCAATGACGGCCGCCTCGGCCGGGCACTATGCCCGACACCTCGAAGGTAGGCCCGTCGCAACGCATCTCGTCGCAGGACACACCTGACCGTCGGTTACGCGCGCGTGAACTCTTCGGCACCCGTGGTCGGGCGTGTCGCCCGGGCACCGCGTCGAGGGAGCGCGGGGACTCCATCGCGGCCGATTTCGGGCGTTCGGGCTCCGTCTAGGCAGTGGCGAACGAGGTGAACGCGCCCCGCAGCATCTCGAGCGTCTCGTCGCCGCACGACACGTGGACACTCAGTCTGACCGCGTGCTCCCTGGTCGTCGCGGTGATGCCGTGGTTGAACAGCGAAGCGCCGAGCAGCGTGAGACGTTCCGGCGAAGGCTCGAGCACCACGATGCCGGCACGTTCAGGGGTCTCCCGTGCAGACGAGATGGGAATGCCGTACTCGTCGGCCAAATCGATCACCCGATCGACGCGGTCGGCGACGGCCGCCTCAATCACGTCCACGCCGACGGACAGCACATCCTCCAGCGCGGCAGAAAGGCGCGCCTGCGCCACGCTGTCCGGCCGCGCAACGGTGAAGGCACTCGCAGCATTCACGGGCGGCAGGAGTTCGTCGAACGGATCCACGACGCCCGCCCCCGTGTGCCCGCTCCAGACCGGCGTGAGGTTGTCGATGGCGCGTTGCGACAGCGCCATGAACGCGGCACCCCATCCGGCTCGCAGCCACTTCTCGGCGCCGACCACCACGACGTCGGCGACCTCGTACGGCGCATCCACCACGCCGAATCCCTGCACGGCGTCCACGATCAGCAGACGGTCTCCGATGACCTGACGGATGCCGTCGATGTCGGCGACGAATCCGGTCCGCGAATCGACGAGGCTCACGGCCACGGCCGTGACGGCGCTCGTGAGCTGCTCCTTGACCGTTCCGGGGGTGACGCGACCGTGATCCGTCTCGAGCCAGATGGGCTGCACGGCGTGCAGCGCCTCGGACGCCCGAGCGGCCGCGAACGTGATGGACGGGAACTCAGCACCAGAGACCAGCACGCCTCCGGTCAGCCCGAACATGGCGTGCATGAGGCCCGTGCCCACGTTCGGCTGGAACACGATCTGCTCCGCGTCGAATCCGGTGAGACGGGATGCCGCATCCCGCATCCGCGCATCCTCGGCACGGAACGCGTCCAGCGACCCGAACCTGGCGCGGGAGAACACGTCGTTGATGCCCTGCACCTCAGCCACCACTGATGCGGACAGCGGACCGACTCTGCCGAAATCCAGGTAACCCGGTTCTTCCAGGAAACCTTCGGCGAACTCCTCGACGGTTGTCACGGGACCTCCCAGTTCCATTCTGCTGCGTTGCAGGGAGCAGACAACAGAGTCAGTCCACCTGACGTGTTCGGCGACAGCCGCCGCGGCGGAAGAACCCGGCGTCAGCCGCCGTAACGACGGTGTCGACGCGAGTAGTCGCGCATCGCGCGCAGGAAGTCGACCTCGCGCAGATCGGGCCCCAGTGCCTCGACGAAGTAGAACTCGCTGTGAGCGCTCTGCCAGAGCATGAAGTCGCTCAGCCGCTGCTCTCCCGAGGTGCGGATGACGACATCCGGATCGGGCTGCCCGCCAGTGTACAGGTGCGAGCCGATCAGGTCCGGCGTCAGACGTTCGGCCAGATCTTCGAGGCTCCTGCCTTCTGCGTGGTGCTCCGCGACGATGCTGCGCATGGCATCCGTGATCTCCTTGCGTCCGCCGTAGCCGACGGCGAGGTTCACGTGCATGCCCTCGTTCTCGCGCGTGCTCTCCTCGGCGTCGGCGAGTGCCTTCACGAGCCGCCCGGGCAGTCCGACGGTCGTCCCGACGTGCTGCACGTGCCAGTCACCGGCCGTCGAAACCGCGTGGGCGAGGTCGGCGATGATCTCGATCAGGTCGGCGAGCTCGCCGCGGTCACGGTTGGTGAGGTTGTCGGCCGACAACAAGTAGAGCGTCACGACCTTCACGCCGAGCTCGTCGCACCAGCGGAGGAACTCGAGCATCTTCGCTGCGCCCGCGCGGTGTCCGTGCGCCACCGTCTCCAGGCCGAGCTGACGGGCCCATCGACGGTTGCCGTCGATGATCATCGCCACGTGGCGGGGAACCACGGCGGGATCGAGGCTCCGCCGCAATCGATTCTGGTACAGCCCGTACAGGAAGCCCGGGCCGGGCCACGGGATCCGACGAGATGTCACCCGAATACGTTAGCGCGCGGAAGCGGCCGCCCGGTCCGCGCGATCCCCAGGGGCAGGCGTCGTTCTGCGATCGGCACTGGGCGGACCTTCCCAGCT encodes the following:
- a CDS encoding carbonic anhydrase — translated: MTNTSPARAWSQLQAGNARFIAGQPLHPRQDAERRAETLGSQAPVATIFGCSDSRLAAEIIFDLGLGDAFVVRNAGQVISESVLGSVEYAVAVLHVPLLVVMSHDSCGAVRAAIDSAAPGSDRLPPHIADLIAPIVPAVRRVAGEVTDPAAVDSSEVAREHVKDTVSELLRRSELIAQAVADRELAIVGANYRLSDGTVTSHLVVGEV
- a CDS encoding prepilin peptidase, whose protein sequence is MSVPVPSSRRPLPTLIRHAAWQAPLAAALVVIAVVVVGWRFDLVGCLYLALVTPELCRVDASEHRLPNALVVPGIGFAGVGVTFGWLATGEVPVDALFATVVVSGFFLLVVVAGGMGMGDAKLAAVLALAGASVSMLVVVGAVVLGFIVAGGAAVFRLAVRGGSGDIAFGPYLLGGFWASIGALPFLG
- a CDS encoding class II fumarate hydratase translates to MDSHNPGDDADYRIEHDTMGEVRVPRNALYSAQTQRAVENFPISGSSLESAQIAALARIKKSAALANARLGVLQGDIAEAIAASADEVISGVHDDQFPVDVYQTGSGTSSNMNMNEVLATLATRRLGRPVHPNDHVNASQSSNDVFPTSVHIAVTGALIDDLIPSLDHLAVAFEEKAELWKDAVKSGRTHLMDATPVTLGQEFGGYAAQMRLGIDRVQSALARVAEVPLGGTAVGTGINTPAGFPQLVIELLTQETELPVTEARNHFEAQANRDGLVEASGALRTIAVSLTKICNDLRWMGSGPNTGLGELHIPDLQPGSSIMPGKVNPVIPEATLMVAARVIGNDATIAWSGASGAFELNVAIPVMGTALLESIRLLSNASRALADKTVRGLEANLERARALAESSPSIVTPLNKIIGYEAAAKIAKHSVAQGITVREAVIDLGFVERGEVTLEQLDTALNVLSMTTPPTAK
- a CDS encoding aminotransferase class V-fold PLP-dependent enzyme, with translation MTTVEEFAEGFLEEPGYLDFGRVGPLSASVVAEVQGINDVFSRARFGSLDAFRAEDARMRDAASRLTGFDAEQIVFQPNVGTGLMHAMFGLTGGVLVSGAEFPSITFAAARASEALHAVQPIWLETDHGRVTPGTVKEQLTSAVTAVAVSLVDSRTGFVADIDGIRQVIGDRLLIVDAVQGFGVVDAPYEVADVVVVGAEKWLRAGWGAAFMALSQRAIDNLTPVWSGHTGAGVVDPFDELLPPVNAASAFTVARPDSVAQARLSAALEDVLSVGVDVIEAAVADRVDRVIDLADEYGIPISSARETPERAGIVVLEPSPERLTLLGASLFNHGITATTREHAVRLSVHVSCGDETLEMLRGAFTSFATA
- a CDS encoding DUF4245 domain-containing protein; translated protein: MAKNEHPVVAELGRPETARETAERKAQASSDHRRRQTVNNLIYSLLATLGLVIVIVLMVPRPVPEPAASIDYAKIAAQGAGVEPDPLLTPHLPKDWTSNSAQLRQETDDQVDEWYIGLITPSKEYIGLAQGFNANATWLATQVANTRPVSTTTIDGVKWDIYDNRDSSRDVGDAKYALSTTQGKSTVVVYGTASNAEFQKLAESVSTQLIHDAKGH
- a CDS encoding PhoH family protein, encoding MTSVDTLSSDQAALDRETHQTELTYVLDTSVLLSDPRAVFRFAEHAVVIPVVVISELEGKRNDPEIGYFARQALRLLDEMRVRHGRLDFPVPVGEGGSLRVELNHSNMSVLPSGLQLGDNDSRILAVAQNLANDGLTVTVVSKDLPLRVKAASIGLSAEEYRAELAPESGWTGVAEIDLGSNDMAQLYEHEELASDLVAELPVNTGLIVHSDRGSALGRVTGDGMMKLVRGDRDIFGLHGRSAEQRLAIDMLTDPEIGILSLGGRAGTGKSALALCAGLESVLERQQHKKIMVFRPLYAVGGQELGYLPGDQGEKMNPWGQAVFDTLGAVVSQNVIDEVADRGILEVLPLTHIRGRSLHDAFVIVDEAQSLERNVLLTVLSRIGQNSKVVLTHDVAQRDNLRVGRHDGVASVIETLKGHPLFGHVTLTRSERSAIAALVTELLEFGEIA